The following are encoded in a window of Streptomyces sp. NBC_00341 genomic DNA:
- a CDS encoding helix-turn-helix domain-containing protein, with the protein MDDSRAEDAPSALYAVALREVISAFTAGGGTQKAIALAVHVSPAALSRYLNGERVAPPEFLEGLQSFLAGQSHPLDAQTYARLEDLCARAHSASGSPTVRLTQVRRELDRLREKQGRAQQVAETRLAGLEEQIGRLARELEEALDRVETQDNSLRHAQDYSHQIEAELAEQQEQTRLLQQEVSVLREQNLRLVEEQAQAVPGASTQDISVQAAPVHLERGTQDPFAALPFTRRADPPSARDRVPHEPAYQWRASPRSVPAPVPEPATTEEEPAGWRSFFIVAAMTYMSPVLWLMYLVALFADPGPSIAIMFLAAGVTLMGPHIGLVALMALCRLDEWRAVPLCKALFAAQIVTFIAWFTLPMGPVFGALGMSAFADWLATSVLM; encoded by the coding sequence ATGGATGATTCCAGAGCCGAGGACGCGCCCTCGGCGCTCTACGCGGTGGCGCTGCGGGAGGTGATCTCCGCTTTCACCGCCGGGGGCGGTACGCAGAAGGCGATCGCCTTGGCCGTGCACGTCTCCCCGGCCGCGCTCTCCCGCTACCTCAACGGGGAGCGCGTCGCTCCGCCCGAGTTCCTGGAGGGCCTGCAGTCCTTCCTCGCCGGGCAGAGCCACCCACTGGACGCGCAGACGTACGCGCGCCTGGAGGACCTGTGCGCCAGGGCGCATTCCGCCAGTGGCTCCCCGACCGTCCGGCTCACGCAGGTCAGAAGAGAACTCGATCGCCTCAGGGAGAAGCAGGGCCGGGCGCAGCAGGTCGCCGAGACGCGACTGGCCGGCCTCGAGGAACAGATCGGCCGGCTCGCCCGCGAGCTGGAAGAGGCACTGGACCGGGTCGAAACGCAGGACAACAGCCTGCGCCATGCCCAGGACTACAGTCATCAGATCGAGGCAGAACTGGCCGAGCAGCAGGAGCAGACCCGCCTGCTGCAACAGGAGGTCAGCGTCCTGCGCGAGCAGAACCTGCGGCTCGTCGAGGAGCAGGCACAGGCCGTTCCCGGGGCGTCAACGCAGGACATCAGCGTGCAGGCCGCCCCCGTCCACTTGGAACGGGGCACCCAGGACCCGTTCGCCGCTCTCCCGTTCACCCGCAGGGCCGACCCTCCGAGCGCTCGGGACCGGGTCCCCCACGAGCCTGCGTACCAGTGGCGGGCCTCTCCTCGGTCGGTCCCGGCCCCTGTCCCCGAACCAGCCACGACCGAGGAGGAGCCCGCAGGCTGGCGCAGCTTCTTCATCGTTGCCGCGATGACGTACATGAGCCCGGTGCTGTGGCTGATGTACCTCGTTGCGCTATTTGCTGACCCCGGCCCCAGCATCGCCATCATGTTCCTCGCTGCCGGGGTCACCCTGATGGGGCCGCACATCGGCCTGGTGGCGTTGATGGCGCTGTGCAGGCTGGACGAGTGGCGTGCGGTCCCGCTCTGCAAGGCACTCTTCGCGGCGCAGATCGTCACGTTCATCGCGTGGTTCACCCTGCCCATGGGCCCTGTCTTCGGAGCCCTGGGCATGAGCGCGTTCGCAGACTGGCTCGCCACCTCGGTGCTGATGTAG